The Meiothermus ruber DSM 1279 genome includes the window GAAGCGCCCTTGCTGTTAGCCGCCCTCGAGGCCGCCTGGGCCGAGGGCAAAGAGACCGCGCTGGCCACGGTGGTGCGGGTGATTGGCTCAGCCTACCGCCGCGAAGGGGCCAAGATGCTGGTGCGCGAGGATGGCGGCTCGGCCTGCATGATCTCCGGGGGTTGCCTGGAGCAAGAGATGATCGAAATTGCCATGCAGATCCTGGCCCGGGGCCGCCCTGAGCGCACCATTTTCGACTACAACGAAGAAAAAACCTGGTGGCCCGGCTGTGGTGGCACGGTGGAGGTCTGGGTGGAGCCGGTCGAGCCCCAGGGCATGCTGCACCGCTGGTTGCAGGAGGCCAGGGACTCGGAGCCTTCGGTGCTGGCTACGGTGCTGGCGGGTGGGGAAGGGCGGGTCTGGCTCAGGCCCAACGGGGCCCTCGAGGGCCAGATTACACCCCCCGAACTGCATGACCAGGTGGTTCGAATCGCCCGCCAGATGCAGGGCGGCACCTCCCGTCCTACCACCCGCTACGTGCAGGAGGCTGAGGTGTTCTTCGACGTGAGCAGCCCCATCCCCGAGCTGGTTTTGTTTGGAGCCGGCCACGACGCAAAGCCCATGGCTAACCAGGCCCTGGTGCTGGGCTTCAAGGTGACGGTGGTGGATGCCCGGCCCGAGTTGTTGCAGGGTTTTGAGGGTTGCCAGACCATTCAGGCCGCACACGACGAATACGCCCAGAAACTCAGCCTGACCCCCCGCCAGCACGTGATCATCATGAACCACCACCTCGACATCGACCGCCAGGCCCTGCGTTTTGCGCTGGAGTCCCCGGCGCGGTATGTGGGTATGCTGGGCCCGCGCAACCGGCTGGAAAAAATCCTGGATGCCCTCAAAAACGAAGGCTTTGTGCCCAACCCGGAACAGCTAGCCCGCCTGCGCAACCCTATCGGGCTCGACATCGGGGCCGAAAGCCCGGAGGAGATCGCGGTGGCAGCCCTGGCCGAGATTGTGGCCCTGCAAAGGGGTTTCCAGGGCGGCTTCTTGAACGACAAGAAAGCTGGGATTCACGAAGCGGCCGCGGCGCGGCTGCTTACCGGAGCGCCTTGACGGTAGAGGGTTTCCCGCCTAAGATTGAGTTTGCGGCTTGGGGACGACCCCCCATCCGAACGGCGCAGGGTGGAGCAGTCTGGTAGCTCGTCGGGCTCATAACCCGAAGGTCACAGGTTCAAATCCTGTCCCTGCAACCATGGCTATGTAGCTCAGCTGGTTAGAGCACACGACTCATAATCGTGGTGTCGGCGGTTCAAGTCCGCCCATAGCCACCAGTCCAGGACGCAAAAAACCCGAGGGCGCGAATCCTCGGGTTTGCGTTTTGACCCCAATAAAAATCAGGCTGTGTTTTTCCCCAAGGGATTGTTTCCGGGTGGGTTTGGACTGGCCCGGTTTTGGTATTAGACTGACCGGGTATGTGTGGCTGCCTATGAGAGCCAGACTCTATCTAACCTTCCAGCAAATAGGTGCCGATTTATTCGCGGCGGGGCTGGCCTCGGCCACCTCGGGGAACTACTCAGCGCGTGAGCGCGATGGGTTCTGGATTACCCGATCGGGCGTCCAGAAAGCCCACCTGACCCCGGAAGACTTAATCTTCTTACCCTTGGAACCCGACCCCCTGCGGGACCAGGGGGCCTCGGTGGAGCGGGTGATTCACCGCGCCATCTATAGGCAAACCGATGCCACCGCGGTGGTGCATGCGCACCCCCGCCACGCCATAGCGCTTTCGTTCCACCTTCAGGTCATTGAGCCGATTGACCTCGAGGGCCGCTACTACTTCGAACACATCCCGGTGGTAGCCCCCGCAACCCTTTCGGGCACCCAGGAGGCCGCCGAGGCGGTAGCCCAGGCGCTGCAAGAAAACCCCGCCTGCGTAGTCCGGGGCCATGGGGCTTTTGTAAAGAGCAGCCTGGAAGTGCCAGAACAGGCCCTTCTGCAGGCCTACTCGCTGATGACGAGCCTCGAGGAAGCCTGCGAAGTGCTGTTCTTAGAGCGCTTGTGGCGGGGCTTTTCCGGGGATGGTTTAGGCGAGGCTTCGGAGTAGACTGAACCTTGATGAAGGTGCTTTTTGTGGAAGGCAGGAACCCTGAACCCCTGCGCCGGCTGGCCCGACAGCACCCCTACCCCTACCGGCTGCTTTACCGGGCCGAACAGGGGCTGTACCTGCTGGAGGTCTGGGCTTATGGCCCTGAGCTGGAGGCCAGGGCGGTGGGGCTCGAGGGCTTTCGGAGCTGGAGCTTTGAGCTGATGGAAGAGGGGCAGCGGCACCCTTAAGGAACCCTATGCGCGAAGAAATTGATCTGATTGCTGTGGATGATGGGGTAGAGGTTTACCTCGAGGACACCGGCCCGCTCGAGGCCCCGGCGATTGTGGTGCTGCACGGCGGGCCGGGGAGTAGCAGCTATATCTTGCGGGAGGGTCTGGAGGAGTACCTCGAGGGTTTCCGGGTGATCTACTTCGACCAGCGGGGCGGCGGGCGCAGCCCGGCCCTGCCCGAGGAGCCGGGTCTTTTTACCATTGATGCCCTGGTAAGCGACCTTTTCCACCTGCGGGATCACCTGGGTCTGAACACCTGGACGCTGCTGGCACACGGCTTTGGGGCGGTGCCGGCCCTGGAATATGCCCGGCGTTCACCCGCTACCACCGAGCGGTTGGTGCTCATCAACCCCTGGACCAACTTCCCCTGGCTGGCCCGTCAGCTATACCGGGCCTCGCTGGCGCTGCGGGGTGTGGATGAAGACGTGGAACTGCCCGAGGACGGCACCCGTCTTTTGCAGGAGGCGTTTGCAACCGTCGAGCCCAAGGCTGCTTTCGACCGGCTGCTCTTTCCCAGCCAGCACAGCCGCATGGAGTACGAGTGGCTGGCCGAGGGCTCAACTGTTGTAGGTGCCGATACGCCGGGGCGGATGTTTGTGCTCAACGGCCTCTGGCGGCTGGACTATACCCCTTACGTGCTCGAGGTTCGCTCGGCCACTTCGGTGCTGGTTGGTACCCTGGATGCCAGCAGCTACCCCGAAGCCCAGACTGTCGCCGACCTGGTGGGGGGCCGGCTCGAGCTTCTGGAAGGGGCCGGCCACTACCCCTGGATTGACCAACCCTACGCCTTTGAGGAGGCCCTGCAGAGCGCCCTTTCAGGGTGATTCTGAGCCAAAAAAGAACACACCCCTTGTCTTTCAAGGGGTGTGTCGGGCTGCTTCCTCACAAATCGTACCCTTTCCGCTTGAATCCTTCAGCTTTGGATGCAGTCAGAGGTGAAGGATTCAAGCCGACCGAAGGGAGTAGAAAAGCATTTCGGTAGTATCGCTTAGACTTGTCAAAGCGAACGATACTACCGAAATGCGTATCAGATGTGCAGCGGCTTGTCCCAGGTGGCCAGCGCAGCTTCCTTGAGCACTTCAGCCAGGGTGGGGTGGGCGTGGGAGGCGCGGGCCAGATCCTCCGAAGAGGCGTGGAAGGCTATGGCTACGGCTGCCTCGGCTATCAGGTCACCCGCTCGAGGCCCGATGATGTGCACCCCCAGGATGCGGTCGGTCTCGGCGTGTGCCAGAATTTTGGCGAAGCCGTCGGTATCGTTCATGGCTCGAGCCCGGCCGTTGGCTGAGAACGGGAAGGAGCCTTTTTTGTAGGGAATGCCCGCCGATTTGAGCTCCTCCTCGGTTTTGCCCACCGAGGCGATCTCGGGGTGGGTGTAGACCACGTTGGGTATGGCGTTGTAATCGACGTGCCCATAGCCCGTCACCATATACTCCACCGCAGCGTAACCTTCCTCCTCGGCTTTGTGGGCCAGCATGGGGCCGGCGATCACGTCGCCAATGGCAAAAATATTTGGTACCGCGGTTTGGTAATGGGCGTTGACGGGAATCCGGCCCCGCTCGTCGGTGCGGAGGCCTACGTTTTCCAGGCCCAGCCCATCGGTGTTGGGGATGCGCCCGGTAGCCAGCAGAACCCGGTCAGCTACCAACGGCTCGC containing:
- a CDS encoding XdhC family protein; this translates as MSNEAPLLLAALEAAWAEGKETALATVVRVIGSAYRREGAKMLVREDGGSACMISGGCLEQEMIEIAMQILARGRPERTIFDYNEEKTWWPGCGGTVEVWVEPVEPQGMLHRWLQEARDSEPSVLATVLAGGEGRVWLRPNGALEGQITPPELHDQVVRIARQMQGGTSRPTTRYVQEAEVFFDVSSPIPELVLFGAGHDAKPMANQALVLGFKVTVVDARPELLQGFEGCQTIQAAHDEYAQKLSLTPRQHVIIMNHHLDIDRQALRFALESPARYVGMLGPRNRLEKILDALKNEGFVPNPEQLARLRNPIGLDIGAESPEEIAVAALAEIVALQRGFQGGFLNDKKAGIHEAAAARLLTGAP
- a CDS encoding class II aldolase/adducin family protein yields the protein MRARLYLTFQQIGADLFAAGLASATSGNYSARERDGFWITRSGVQKAHLTPEDLIFLPLEPDPLRDQGASVERVIHRAIYRQTDATAVVHAHPRHAIALSFHLQVIEPIDLEGRYYFEHIPVVAPATLSGTQEAAEAVAQALQENPACVVRGHGAFVKSSLEVPEQALLQAYSLMTSLEEACEVLFLERLWRGFSGDGLGEASE
- a CDS encoding alpha/beta fold hydrolase yields the protein MREEIDLIAVDDGVEVYLEDTGPLEAPAIVVLHGGPGSSSYILREGLEEYLEGFRVIYFDQRGGGRSPALPEEPGLFTIDALVSDLFHLRDHLGLNTWTLLAHGFGAVPALEYARRSPATTERLVLINPWTNFPWLARQLYRASLALRGVDEDVELPEDGTRLLQEAFATVEPKAAFDRLLFPSQHSRMEYEWLAEGSTVVGADTPGRMFVLNGLWRLDYTPYVLEVRSATSVLVGTLDASSYPEAQTVADLVGGRLELLEGAGHYPWIDQPYAFEEALQSALSG